The following are from one region of the Nicotiana tabacum cultivar K326 chromosome 3, ASM71507v2, whole genome shotgun sequence genome:
- the LOC107805514 gene encoding paired amphipathic helix protein Sin3-like 2 isoform X4 yields the protein MKRLRDDVYANPQFKRPFGSSRGESYGQSQVPGSGAGGGGNSVGGTGGGVGASASTQKLTTNDALSYLKEVKDMFQDQREKYDLFLDVMKDFKAQRIDTSGVIARVKDLFKGHPNLILGFNTFLPKGYEITLTEEEEAPPKKTVEFEEAISFVNKIKKRFQNDDHVYKSFLDILNMYRKEHKGITEVYQEVAALFEDHPDLLDEFTRFLPDSSATASATQTSLGRPSFHRYDERSSATLLRQPHTDKQRFRRDRIISPHAERDPSAERPEMDDDKSMIKLHKEQKRRAEKENRDRRSRDQDYREPDNENNGDISMLRIADKRKSARKVEEFGGTYDDKDGVKNMYSQEFTFCERVKERLRSPTDYQAFLKCLHIYSTEIISRKELQSLVADLLGKHPDLMEGFYEFLERCERIDGYLAGVMSNRHTSKSVKEEEKDKEQKREIDGGKEKDRYKEKYWGKSIQELDLSNCKRCTPSYRLLPEDYPIPTASQRSELGAQVLNDHWVSVTSGSEDYSFKHMRRNQYEESLFRCEDDRFELDMLLESVSSTAKRAEELLNALNDNSVGVDGPIRIEDHFTALNLRCIERLYGDHGLDVMDILRKNPPLALPVVFTRLKQKQEEWTKCRSDFNRVWAEIYSKNHYKSLDHRSFYFKQQDSKNLSTKSLVAEIKEIKEKKQKEDDMILAIAAGSRRPISPHLEFEFADSDVHEDMYKLIKYSCEEVCSTEEQLNKVLRLWTTFLEPIFGVPYRHHGSEATGDDVLSKYHGLKSNGTSIGESDRSPSADVTTTKSKQSKDICNGDANSSPQRLNSSRAIFTNTDACPKEDGLAVAGERLLSSDAVSALGADNACARLESTSGRGTRPGNDAAEDGLGAKSNTDNVPISEGGTSRSLPLANGGFAEGSRIDGFNADSVDPSKNEKEEGELSPNQDFEQDNFVGFRDGAACKGNMQYQSGGAEMVGCQDTAGENDADADVEDSENVSEAGDVSGSESAADECSREEHEEEDDGEHDELDGKVESEGEAEGTSEANFVAGDATVLQMSERFLLTSKPLAKHVVSPHCGGAKNDLRVFYGNDDFYVLFRLHQNLYERLLSAKLNAASSESKWRTGEDTGSDPYARFMSALYSLLDGSADNAKFEDDCRSIIGNQSYVLFTLDKLIYKLVKQLQTVSSDELDGKLLQLYEYERSRKPEKYVDSVYYENAHVLLHEENIYRFESTSSPTRVSIQFMDDGSEKSEVVAVYVDPNFAGYLYNDYLSVEHGKKESSAVMLKRNKRKHTDHDVSSALCMVRENIILVNGLECKMASNSSKISYVLDTEDFFYRLGRKRKKISAGRLLWHGQARVARFHRVLTSSL from the exons ATGAAGCGATTACGGGATGATGTTTATGCTAATCCTCAATTCAAGCGCCCATTTGGTTCTTCTCGTGGAGAATC ATACGGCCAATCACAGGTTCCTGGAAGTGGCGCTGGCGGCGGAGGCAATAGTGTTGGCGGTACTGGAGGGGGTGTTGGTGCCAGTGCTAGCACCCAAAAGTTGACAACTAATGATGCATTGTCTTATTTGAAGGAAGTTAAGGACATGTTTCAAGACCAAAGGGAGAAGTATGACTTGTTCCTTGATGTTATGAAAGACTTTAAGGCTCAAAG AATTGACACTTCCGGTGTCATAGCAAGAGTAAAAGATTTGTTTAAAGGGCATCCAAATTTGATCCTTGGGTTCAATACTTTCTTGCCCAAGGGCTATGAAATAACCCTCACTGAAGAAGAGGAGGCTCCTCCAAAGAAAACAGTTGAGTTTGAAGAAGCTATCAGCTTTGTGAACAAAATAAAG AAACGTTTCCAAAATGATGATCACGTGTACAAGTCTTTCTTAGACATTTTGAACATGTATAGGAAGGAACACAAGGGCATTACTGAGGTGTACCAGGAG GTTGCAGCACTTTTTGAAGACCATCCTGATTTGCTGGATGAGTTCACGAGATTCTTGCCAGATTCTTCAGCTACTGCATCAGCAACACAGACTTCATTGGGCCGACCTTCTTTCCATCGTTATGATGAGAGGAGCTCTGCTACATTGCTTCGGCAACCACACACGGACAAG CAACGTTTCCGCCGGGATAGGATTATCAGTCCTCATGCAGAACGTGATCCTAGTGCTGAACGCCCTGAGATGGACGATGATAAATCAATGATAAAGTTGCATAAAGAGCAAAAGAGGCGTGCTGAAAAAGAGAACAGGGACCGCAGAAGTCGCGATCAGGATTATAGAGAACCTGATAATGAGAATAATGGAGATATAAGCATGCTCCGCATTGCTGATAAAAGAAAATCTGCTCGGAAGGTTGAAGAGTTCGGAGGCACTTACGATGATAAAGATGGCGTGAAAA ATATGTATAGCCAAGAGTTCACTTTCTGTGAAAGAGTAAAGGAGAGACTACGCAGTCCAACTGATTACCAGGCATTCCTAAAGTGCCTCCATATTTATAGTACAGAAATAATTAGCAGAAAGGAGTTACAAAGTTTG GTTGCTGATTTACTTGGAAAGCATCCTGATCTTATGGAGGGATTCTATGAATTCTTGGAGCGCTGTGAACGAATTG ATGGATATCTCGCAGGTGTTATGAGCAACA GGCATACATCAAAGTCAgtgaaggaggaggagaaagacaAAGAACAGAAGCGTGAAATTGATGGAGGTAAAGAAAAGGACCGGTACAAGGAGAAATACTGGGGAAAGTCCATTCAAGAGCTTGACCTTTCGAACTGTAAGCGCTGCACTCCCAGTTATCGACTTCTTCCTGAAGAT TATCCGATACCTACAGCGAGCCAAAGGTCAGAGCTCGGGGCTCAAGTGTTAAATGATCATTGGGTATCTGTGACCTCAGGAAGTGAGGACTACTCTTTTAAGCACATGCGCAGAAACCAGTATGAAGAAAGCCTGTTTCGATGTGAAGATGAtag GTTTGAGCTAGACATGTTATTGGAGTCAGTGAGTTCAACTGCTAAGCGTGCAGAAGAGTTGTTGAATGCCCTTAATGATAATTCAGTTGGTGTGGATGGCCCAATCCGCATCGAAGACCACTTCACAG CACTGAATTTAAGGTGCATTGAACGTCTCTATGGTGACCATGGCCTGGATGTGATGGACATTTTGCGGAAAAACCCACCTCTTGCTCTGCCTGTTGTATTTACCCGCTTGAAGCAGAAACAGGAGGAGTGGACGAAGTGTCGCTCAGACTTCAACAGAGTTTGGGCTGAAATTTATTCTAAGAACCATTACAAGTCGCTTGACCACCGAAGTTTCTATTTCAAGCAACAAGATTCAAAGAACCTTAGCACAAAAT CCTTAGTAGCGGAGATCAAAGAAATTAAGGAGAAAAAGCAGAAAGAAGATGACATGATTCTTGCTATTGCCGCTGGTAGTAGACGTCCAATAAGCCCTcatcttgaatttgaatttgctGATTCTGATGTTCACGAAGACATGTACAAACTTATCAAGTATTCTTGTGAAGAGGTTTGTTCCACAGAAGAGCAGTTAAATAAAGTTCTGAGGCTGTGGACCACCTTTCTTGAGCCAATCTTTGGTGTTCCTTATCGTCATCATGGCTCTGAGGCTACTGGCGACGATGTCTTGTCAAAGTATCATGGTTTGAAGAGCAATGGAACAAGCATTGGCGAAAGTGATAGAAGTCCAAGTGCAGATGTTACCACTACTAAGTCTAAGCAATCAAAAGATATCTGCAACGGAGATGCAAATTCTTCCCCTCAACGGCTAAATTCTTCCAGGGCAATCTTCACTAATACAGATGCTTGCCCCAAGGAAGATGGATTAGCAGTAGCTGGTGAACGCTTACTTAGTTCTGATGCAGTTTCTGCCCTCGGAGCAGATAATGCTTGTGCAAGATTGGAAAGTACTTCAG GCCGCGGCACACGACCTGGTAATGACGCTGCTGAGGATGGCCTAGGAGCGAAGTCTAATACTGATAATGTGCCAATTTCAGAG GGTGGCACTTCAAGATCACTACCCTTGGCAAATGGCGGATTTGCTGAAGGTTCTAGAATTGATGGGTTTAATGCTGATTCTGTTGATCCCTCtaaaaatgagaaagaagaagGTGAGTTGTCGCCTAATCAGGATTTTGAACAGGACAATTTTGTTGGCTTTCGAGATGGTGCCGCATGCAAAGGAAATATGCAATATCAATCTGGAGGTGCTGAAATGGTTGGTTGTCAGGATACTGCTGGTGAAAACGATGCAGATGCTGACGTTGAAGATAGTGAAAATGTTTCCGAGGCCGGAGATGTTTCAGGTAGTGAGTCTGCTGCTGATGAGTGCTCTCGGGAGGAGCATGAGGAAGAAGACGATGGAGAACATGACGAGCTTGATGGTAAAGTTGAGAGTGAAGGTGAGGCTGAGGGCACGAGTGAAGCAAACTTTGTTGCAGGTGATGCCACTGTGCTTCAAATGTCTGAACGTTTCTTGCTTACTTCAAAGCCTCTTGCTAAACATGTGGTTTCACCTCATTGTGGGGGTGCAAAGAACGACCTTCGAGTCTTTTATGGAAATGACGACTTTTATGTGCTTTTTAGGCTTCATCAG AATTTGTATGAAAGGTTATTATCGGCAAAGCTGAATGCAGCATCATCTGAATCAAAGTGGAGAACTGGAGAGGATACTGGTTCTGATCCATATGCCAG ATTCATGAGTGCACTGTATAGTTTGCTAGATGGATCTGCAGATAATGCAAAGTTTGAGGATGATTGCCGATCAATCATTGGGAATCAGTCTTATGTGCTATTTACTTTGGACAAACTGATATATAAACTGGTCAAGCAG CTTCAAACTGTTTCAAGTGATGAGCTAGACGGTAAGCTGCTTCAGTTATATGAATATGAAAGGTCACGGAAACCTGAGAAGTATGTCGATTCAGTTTATTACGAAAATGCTCATGTCCTCCTCCATGAGGAGAACATTTACCGGTTTGAAAGT ACATCTTCCCCAACTCGTGTGTCTATCCAGTTCATGGATGATGGAAGTGAGAAGTCTGAAGTTGTTGCAGTTTATGTAGACCCCAATTTTGCTGGTTATCTATATAATGATTATCTATCTGTTGAACATGGGAAGAAAGAATCGTCAGCAGTTATGCTGAAGAG AAACAAGAGAAAACATACTGACCATGACGTATCTTCTGCCCTGTGCATGGTGAGGGAAAATATTATACTCGTAAATGGCTTGGAGTGTAAGATGGcttcaaattcatcaaag ATTTCTTACGTACTGGACACAGAGGACTTCTTTTACCGTCttggaaggaaaagaaaaaagatttcgGCTGGCAGATTATTGTGGCATGGCCAGGCGAGAGTAGCACGCTTCCACCGTGTTTTGACATCCTCGTTATGA
- the LOC107805514 gene encoding paired amphipathic helix protein Sin3-like 2 isoform X2, translating to MKRLRDDVYANPQFKRPFGSSRGESYGQSQVPGSGAGGGGNSVGGTGGGVGASASTQKLTTNDALSYLKEVKDMFQDQREKYDLFLDVMKDFKAQRIDTSGVIARVKDLFKGHPNLILGFNTFLPKGYEITLTEEEEAPPKKTVEFEEAISFVNKIKKRFQNDDHVYKSFLDILNMYRKEHKGITEVYQEVAALFEDHPDLLDEFTRFLPDSSATASATQTSLGRPSFHRYDERSSATLLRQPHTDKQRFRRDRIISPHAERDPSAERPEMDDDKSMIKLHKEQKRRAEKENRDRRSRDQDYREPDNENNGDISMLRIADKRKSARKVEEFGGTYDDKDGVKNMYSQEFTFCERVKERLRSPTDYQAFLKCLHIYSTEIISRKELQSLVADLLGKHPDLMEGFYEFLERCERIDGYLAGVMSNKSLWNEGHTSKSVKEEEKDKEQKREIDGGKEKDRYKEKYWGKSIQELDLSNCKRCTPSYRLLPEDYPIPTASQRSELGAQVLNDHWVSVTSGSEDYSFKHMRRNQYEESLFRCEDDRFELDMLLESVSSTAKRAEELLNALNDNSVGVDGPIRIEDHFTALNLRCIERLYGDHGLDVMDILRKNPPLALPVVFTRLKQKQEEWTKCRSDFNRVWAEIYSKNHYKSLDHRSFYFKQQDSKNLSTKSLVAEIKEIKEKKQKEDDMILAIAAGSRRPISPHLEFEFADSDVHEDMYKLIKYSCEEVCSTEEQLNKVLRLWTTFLEPIFGVPYRHHGSEATGDDVLSKYHGLKSNGTSIGESDRSPSADVTTTKSKQSKDICNGDANSSPQRLNSSRAIFTNTDACPKEDGLAVAGERLLSSDAVSALGADNACARLESTSGRGTRPGNDAAEDGLGAKSNTDNVPISEGGTSRSLPLANGGFAEGSRIDGFNADSVDPSKNEKEEGELSPNQDFEQDNFVGFRDGAACKGNMQYQSGGAEMVGCQDTAGENDADADVEDSENVSEAGDVSGSESAADECSREEHEEEDDGEHDELDGKVESEGEAEGTSEANFVAGDATVLQMSERFLLTSKPLAKHVVSPHCGGAKNDLRVFYGNDDFYVLFRLHQNLYERLLSAKLNAASSESKWRTGEDTGSDPYARFMSALYSLLDGSADNAKFEDDCRSIIGNQSYVLFTLDKLIYKLVKQLQTVSSDELDGKLLQLYEYERSRKPEKYVDSVYYENAHVLLHEENIYRFESTSSPTRVSIQFMDDGSEKSEVVAVYVDPNFAGYLYNDYLSVEHGKKESSAVMLKRNKRKHTDHDVSSALCMVRENIILVNGLECKMASNSSKISYVLDTEDFFYRLGRKRKKISAGRLLWHGQARVARFHRVLTSSL from the exons ATGAAGCGATTACGGGATGATGTTTATGCTAATCCTCAATTCAAGCGCCCATTTGGTTCTTCTCGTGGAGAATC ATACGGCCAATCACAGGTTCCTGGAAGTGGCGCTGGCGGCGGAGGCAATAGTGTTGGCGGTACTGGAGGGGGTGTTGGTGCCAGTGCTAGCACCCAAAAGTTGACAACTAATGATGCATTGTCTTATTTGAAGGAAGTTAAGGACATGTTTCAAGACCAAAGGGAGAAGTATGACTTGTTCCTTGATGTTATGAAAGACTTTAAGGCTCAAAG AATTGACACTTCCGGTGTCATAGCAAGAGTAAAAGATTTGTTTAAAGGGCATCCAAATTTGATCCTTGGGTTCAATACTTTCTTGCCCAAGGGCTATGAAATAACCCTCACTGAAGAAGAGGAGGCTCCTCCAAAGAAAACAGTTGAGTTTGAAGAAGCTATCAGCTTTGTGAACAAAATAAAG AAACGTTTCCAAAATGATGATCACGTGTACAAGTCTTTCTTAGACATTTTGAACATGTATAGGAAGGAACACAAGGGCATTACTGAGGTGTACCAGGAG GTTGCAGCACTTTTTGAAGACCATCCTGATTTGCTGGATGAGTTCACGAGATTCTTGCCAGATTCTTCAGCTACTGCATCAGCAACACAGACTTCATTGGGCCGACCTTCTTTCCATCGTTATGATGAGAGGAGCTCTGCTACATTGCTTCGGCAACCACACACGGACAAG CAACGTTTCCGCCGGGATAGGATTATCAGTCCTCATGCAGAACGTGATCCTAGTGCTGAACGCCCTGAGATGGACGATGATAAATCAATGATAAAGTTGCATAAAGAGCAAAAGAGGCGTGCTGAAAAAGAGAACAGGGACCGCAGAAGTCGCGATCAGGATTATAGAGAACCTGATAATGAGAATAATGGAGATATAAGCATGCTCCGCATTGCTGATAAAAGAAAATCTGCTCGGAAGGTTGAAGAGTTCGGAGGCACTTACGATGATAAAGATGGCGTGAAAA ATATGTATAGCCAAGAGTTCACTTTCTGTGAAAGAGTAAAGGAGAGACTACGCAGTCCAACTGATTACCAGGCATTCCTAAAGTGCCTCCATATTTATAGTACAGAAATAATTAGCAGAAAGGAGTTACAAAGTTTG GTTGCTGATTTACTTGGAAAGCATCCTGATCTTATGGAGGGATTCTATGAATTCTTGGAGCGCTGTGAACGAATTG ATGGATATCTCGCAGGTGTTATGAGCAACA AATCTTTGTGGAATGAAGGGCATACATCAAAGTCAgtgaaggaggaggagaaagacaAAGAACAGAAGCGTGAAATTGATGGAGGTAAAGAAAAGGACCGGTACAAGGAGAAATACTGGGGAAAGTCCATTCAAGAGCTTGACCTTTCGAACTGTAAGCGCTGCACTCCCAGTTATCGACTTCTTCCTGAAGAT TATCCGATACCTACAGCGAGCCAAAGGTCAGAGCTCGGGGCTCAAGTGTTAAATGATCATTGGGTATCTGTGACCTCAGGAAGTGAGGACTACTCTTTTAAGCACATGCGCAGAAACCAGTATGAAGAAAGCCTGTTTCGATGTGAAGATGAtag GTTTGAGCTAGACATGTTATTGGAGTCAGTGAGTTCAACTGCTAAGCGTGCAGAAGAGTTGTTGAATGCCCTTAATGATAATTCAGTTGGTGTGGATGGCCCAATCCGCATCGAAGACCACTTCACAG CACTGAATTTAAGGTGCATTGAACGTCTCTATGGTGACCATGGCCTGGATGTGATGGACATTTTGCGGAAAAACCCACCTCTTGCTCTGCCTGTTGTATTTACCCGCTTGAAGCAGAAACAGGAGGAGTGGACGAAGTGTCGCTCAGACTTCAACAGAGTTTGGGCTGAAATTTATTCTAAGAACCATTACAAGTCGCTTGACCACCGAAGTTTCTATTTCAAGCAACAAGATTCAAAGAACCTTAGCACAAAAT CCTTAGTAGCGGAGATCAAAGAAATTAAGGAGAAAAAGCAGAAAGAAGATGACATGATTCTTGCTATTGCCGCTGGTAGTAGACGTCCAATAAGCCCTcatcttgaatttgaatttgctGATTCTGATGTTCACGAAGACATGTACAAACTTATCAAGTATTCTTGTGAAGAGGTTTGTTCCACAGAAGAGCAGTTAAATAAAGTTCTGAGGCTGTGGACCACCTTTCTTGAGCCAATCTTTGGTGTTCCTTATCGTCATCATGGCTCTGAGGCTACTGGCGACGATGTCTTGTCAAAGTATCATGGTTTGAAGAGCAATGGAACAAGCATTGGCGAAAGTGATAGAAGTCCAAGTGCAGATGTTACCACTACTAAGTCTAAGCAATCAAAAGATATCTGCAACGGAGATGCAAATTCTTCCCCTCAACGGCTAAATTCTTCCAGGGCAATCTTCACTAATACAGATGCTTGCCCCAAGGAAGATGGATTAGCAGTAGCTGGTGAACGCTTACTTAGTTCTGATGCAGTTTCTGCCCTCGGAGCAGATAATGCTTGTGCAAGATTGGAAAGTACTTCAG GCCGCGGCACACGACCTGGTAATGACGCTGCTGAGGATGGCCTAGGAGCGAAGTCTAATACTGATAATGTGCCAATTTCAGAG GGTGGCACTTCAAGATCACTACCCTTGGCAAATGGCGGATTTGCTGAAGGTTCTAGAATTGATGGGTTTAATGCTGATTCTGTTGATCCCTCtaaaaatgagaaagaagaagGTGAGTTGTCGCCTAATCAGGATTTTGAACAGGACAATTTTGTTGGCTTTCGAGATGGTGCCGCATGCAAAGGAAATATGCAATATCAATCTGGAGGTGCTGAAATGGTTGGTTGTCAGGATACTGCTGGTGAAAACGATGCAGATGCTGACGTTGAAGATAGTGAAAATGTTTCCGAGGCCGGAGATGTTTCAGGTAGTGAGTCTGCTGCTGATGAGTGCTCTCGGGAGGAGCATGAGGAAGAAGACGATGGAGAACATGACGAGCTTGATGGTAAAGTTGAGAGTGAAGGTGAGGCTGAGGGCACGAGTGAAGCAAACTTTGTTGCAGGTGATGCCACTGTGCTTCAAATGTCTGAACGTTTCTTGCTTACTTCAAAGCCTCTTGCTAAACATGTGGTTTCACCTCATTGTGGGGGTGCAAAGAACGACCTTCGAGTCTTTTATGGAAATGACGACTTTTATGTGCTTTTTAGGCTTCATCAG AATTTGTATGAAAGGTTATTATCGGCAAAGCTGAATGCAGCATCATCTGAATCAAAGTGGAGAACTGGAGAGGATACTGGTTCTGATCCATATGCCAG ATTCATGAGTGCACTGTATAGTTTGCTAGATGGATCTGCAGATAATGCAAAGTTTGAGGATGATTGCCGATCAATCATTGGGAATCAGTCTTATGTGCTATTTACTTTGGACAAACTGATATATAAACTGGTCAAGCAG CTTCAAACTGTTTCAAGTGATGAGCTAGACGGTAAGCTGCTTCAGTTATATGAATATGAAAGGTCACGGAAACCTGAGAAGTATGTCGATTCAGTTTATTACGAAAATGCTCATGTCCTCCTCCATGAGGAGAACATTTACCGGTTTGAAAGT ACATCTTCCCCAACTCGTGTGTCTATCCAGTTCATGGATGATGGAAGTGAGAAGTCTGAAGTTGTTGCAGTTTATGTAGACCCCAATTTTGCTGGTTATCTATATAATGATTATCTATCTGTTGAACATGGGAAGAAAGAATCGTCAGCAGTTATGCTGAAGAG AAACAAGAGAAAACATACTGACCATGACGTATCTTCTGCCCTGTGCATGGTGAGGGAAAATATTATACTCGTAAATGGCTTGGAGTGTAAGATGGcttcaaattcatcaaag ATTTCTTACGTACTGGACACAGAGGACTTCTTTTACCGTCttggaaggaaaagaaaaaagatttcgGCTGGCAGATTATTGTGGCATGGCCAGGCGAGAGTAGCACGCTTCCACCGTGTTTTGACATCCTCGTTATGA